The region TATATCATGACGAACCGACCGAGTGGTACGCTGTACGTTGGCGTTACCGGCGATCTTGCTCGCCGTGTGTGGGAGCATCGCGAAGGTATGGTCGATGGCTTTACCAAAAAGCATGGCTTGAAGCGGCTGGTCTATGCTGAACGTCACGATG is a window of Rhodospirillales bacterium RIFCSPLOWO2_02_FULL_58_16 DNA encoding:
- a CDS encoding excinuclease ABC subunit C, giving the protein MHGGWVYIMTNRPSGTLYVGVTGDLARRVWEHREGMVDGFTKKHGLKRLVYAERHDDIQAAFQREKNLKHWPRTWKVRLILTENPEWNDLYNQLA